A region from the Hydrogenimonas sp. genome encodes:
- a CDS encoding methyl-accepting chemotaxis protein: protein MNPLSRLTIKGKMLLLIVLPTIALFYYTGTDLKEHFEFKEKVEKVKQLVKLSESLSRLVHETQKERGASAGYVASHGTKFTEKLPKQRKLTDMKLKEYRQILSKIDFSEFPPDLKRETDILNSELDKLPTVREQITELKLPLKDVVAYFTNMNAKMLNIIATSSKLSPEERITKDLVAYTSFLKSKERAGVERAVLSGAFAEDHFSPGMYRKLIVLIAEQNAYLDDFLSFAPDNMVAYYNKAIEDESFDLVRKMREIAISHQEGSFNVDAEYWFDTITRKINVLKKIDDEIASQINRDLDSFHDTAIIEAIIGGLVILLMFIIAGLSVKDLQMRLNSLNGLITNIASSKDLTTEVRIYEHDEFGSIREALREFLKSLHDFASHAQKSANENRRTTTLLDETFKDIRKNIEEESAIVESGADEASRLKEKLVASTREAAATKENMSHANRSLGDAIGLIEGTIRQIESNAVVEHELAERLKQLSQDAEQVKEVLTVISDIADQTNLLALNAAIEAARAGEHGRGFAVVADEVRKLAERTQKSLADINATINIIVQAIMDSSGEMNRNIENVNRLTEEASQVQSEIGEVSSKMTEAVGSVERTANAVEEAATIMEAFIEKMYEIKRLSEINRTGIEKSDESVKRIGDLADEVLRQISQFKV, encoded by the coding sequence ATGAACCCGCTATCACGTCTCACCATAAAGGGGAAGATGCTGCTTCTTATCGTTCTTCCTACAATAGCCCTCTTTTACTATACGGGAACCGATCTGAAAGAGCACTTCGAATTCAAAGAGAAGGTAGAGAAGGTAAAACAGCTGGTCAAACTCAGCGAAAGTCTCAGCCGCCTGGTGCATGAGACCCAGAAAGAGAGAGGTGCCAGTGCAGGTTATGTAGCAAGTCACGGTACAAAATTTACCGAAAAACTTCCCAAGCAGCGCAAACTCACCGATATGAAACTGAAAGAGTACAGGCAGATACTCTCCAAAATTGACTTCAGCGAATTTCCTCCGGATCTGAAGCGGGAAACGGATATTTTAAACTCAGAGCTGGACAAGCTCCCTACGGTTAGAGAACAGATAACAGAACTGAAGCTCCCTTTGAAAGATGTCGTGGCATATTTTACGAATATGAATGCGAAGATGCTAAACATCATCGCAACCTCTTCGAAGCTCTCTCCCGAAGAGCGAATAACGAAAGATCTGGTCGCCTACACATCTTTCCTGAAGTCTAAAGAGAGGGCGGGTGTAGAGAGAGCGGTTCTGAGCGGAGCATTTGCGGAGGATCACTTCTCACCGGGTATGTACAGAAAGCTTATAGTGCTGATAGCGGAGCAGAACGCATACCTGGATGACTTCCTCTCTTTCGCTCCCGACAATATGGTGGCTTACTACAACAAGGCCATTGAGGACGAGTCGTTCGATCTAGTCAGAAAGATGCGTGAAATAGCCATTTCCCACCAGGAGGGCAGTTTCAACGTAGATGCCGAATACTGGTTCGACACGATTACACGCAAAATCAATGTCCTCAAAAAGATCGACGACGAAATAGCCTCCCAGATAAACAGAGATCTCGACAGCTTCCACGATACCGCGATCATAGAGGCGATTATAGGGGGATTGGTGATCCTGCTGATGTTCATAATAGCCGGTCTTTCGGTAAAAGACCTCCAGATGCGCCTCAATTCGCTCAACGGTCTCATAACGAATATAGCCTCTTCCAAAGATCTCACCACCGAAGTCAGAATATATGAACACGACGAGTTCGGAAGCATAAGGGAAGCCTTAAGAGAGTTTTTGAAATCCCTGCACGACTTCGCCTCCCATGCACAGAAGAGTGCGAACGAGAACAGGAGAACGACTACCCTTTTGGACGAGACTTTCAAAGATATCAGGAAAAATATCGAAGAGGAGTCAGCCATAGTGGAGTCGGGGGCCGACGAAGCTTCACGGCTGAAAGAGAAGCTGGTAGCCAGTACTAGAGAGGCGGCGGCTACGAAAGAGAATATGAGTCACGCCAACAGGAGTCTTGGCGATGCGATCGGTCTCATCGAAGGGACTATACGTCAGATAGAGAGCAATGCGGTTGTAGAGCATGAACTTGCGGAGAGGCTCAAACAGCTTAGCCAGGATGCGGAGCAGGTGAAAGAGGTTCTTACAGTCATAAGCGACATAGCAGATCAGACCAACCTTCTCGCTCTCAACGCCGCCATAGAGGCGGCCCGTGCGGGTGAGCACGGAAGAGGATTCGCGGTGGTGGCCGACGAAGTTAGGAAGCTTGCCGAAAGGACGCAAAAGAGCCTTGCGGACATAAATGCGACCATAAACATCATCGTCCAGGCGATCATGGACAGCAGCGGTGAGATGAACAGAAACATAGAAAACGTCAACCGTCTAACCGAAGAGGCTTCACAGGTGCAGAGCGAGATAGGTGAAGTCTCCTCCAAGATGACGGAAGCTGTAGGGAGCGTCGAAAGGACCGCAAACGCGGTTGAAGAGGCGGCAACCATAATGGAAGCCTTTATAGAGAAGATGTACGAGATAAAGCGGCTCTCGGAAATCAACAGGACCGGCATAGAGAAGAGTGACGAGAGCGTAAAACGCATCGGCGACCTGGCCGACGAGGTACTTCGGCAGATCAGCCAGTTCAAGGTATAG